A single region of the Nitrospirota bacterium genome encodes:
- a CDS encoding sulfurtransferase TusA family protein translates to MKIDRRIDIRGLVCPYTFVKAKLAIEEMNAGEVLEILLDYEEASRSIPQSMEIHGHTVLGVSKVNDTSWVVVIRKERD, encoded by the coding sequence ATGAAGATAGATAGGCGCATCGATATAAGGGGATTGGTCTGTCCGTATACCTTTGTCAAGGCCAAGCTCGCCATCGAGGAGATGAATGCAGGGGAGGTCCTCGAGATCCTCCTCGACTACGAGGAGGCGTCCCGGAGCATCCCCCAATCGATGGAGATCCACGGGCACACGGTGCTGGGAGTGAGCAAGGTAAACGATACCAGCTGGGTGGTAGTGATACGAAAAGAGAGGGACTAG